One region of Solanum pennellii chromosome 6, SPENNV200 genomic DNA includes:
- the LOC107022653 gene encoding zinc transporter 2, translating to MIMTSIKKSTTLLTLFLFLFLKFLTINGHGGADDDDKHDSNGDTNTNLRAKGLILVKIYCLIILFVTTFVGGVSPYFYRWNEGFLLLGTQFAGGVFLGTSLMHFLSDSATTFSVLTEKEYPFAFMLASAGYLLTMFSDCIIMFVTKGVNESSESKVEVDEEGRSTNIDEGHGTNPFLKTTSLGDTILLILALCFHSIFEGIAVGVSASKGEAWRNLWTISLHKIFAAIAMGIALLRMIPKRPFLLTCAYSFAFAISSPIGVGIGIAIDATSEGRTADWTYAISMAIACGVFIYVAINHLIAKGFKPQNKCYFDTQFFKFVAVLLGVGVIAVVMIWD from the exons aTGATCATGACTTCCATAAAAAAGTCAACTACTTTGTTAACACTATTCCTGTTTTTGTTCTTGAAATTTTTAACTATCAATGGTCATGGTGGagctgatgatgatgataaacaTGATTCAAATGGagatacaaatacaaatttacGCGCGAAAGGATTGATTCTTGTTAAAATTTATTGCTTGATCATACTCTTTGTAACTACATTTGTTGGTGGCGTATCGCCTTATTTCTATCGATGGAATGAGGGGTTTCTCTTGCTAGGAACTCAATTTGCTGGTGGTGTTTTCTTAGGGACTTCATTGATGCATTTTTTGAGTGATTCTGCTACAACTTTTAGTGTACTTACAGAAAAAGAGTACCCTTTTGCCTTCATGTTGGCTTCTGCAG gttatctTCTCACTATGTTTAGTGATTGCATTATTATGTTTGTGACAAAGGGTGTAAATGAATCAAGTGAGTCCAAAGTTGAAGTGGATGAAGAAGGAAGGTCAACTAATATTGATGAGGGACATGGAACAAATCCATTTCTAAAGACAACTTCACTTGGGGATACAATTCTTCTCATTCTTGCATTGTGTTTCCACTCTATTTTTGAAGGCATTGCTGTTGGAGTATCAG CTTCAAAGGGAGAGGCATGGAGAAACCTATGGACAATTTCATTGCACAAAATATTTGCAGCCATTGCAATGGGAATTGCACTTTTAAGAATGATACCAAAAAGGCCATTTCTACTTACTTGTGCTTACTCTTTTGCCTTTGCAATTTCAAGTCCTATAGGTGTGGGTATAGGAATTGCAATTGATGCTACTAGTGAAGGCCGTACAGCTGATTGGACTTATGCTATTTCAATGGCAATTGCTTGTGGGGTTTTTATTTATGTGGCAATTAATCACCTAATTGCAAAAGGGTTTAAACcacaaaataaatgttattttgATACTCAATTCTTCAAGTTTGTTGCTGTCCTTCTAGGTGTTGGGGTTATTGCTGTTGTCATGATATGGGACTAA